A genomic region of Colletotrichum destructivum chromosome 1, complete sequence contains the following coding sequences:
- a CDS encoding Putative cytochrome P450 — translation MSRFLQYGCALLAFGVCWLIQRRLSRRRYDLDKLPFVRFEENDTPERYVADSKSLLHSGYVQYLKHGVPFRMRNPVDPDHPQVILPFKYLNEVKMAPESVMSFQRFSRQAFLLDYINAPKPTAMAPHIVRGDLNKHLGTLTGQMGVLARQSIYEGMPKCNDWTPFQPYFLFAHTVARVTSMALASPELSANEEWRNIMVTSTITLMQTAQEVRRKYPRHWRWVVPWVEPGAKRIYQIRKRCAELLAPSYQNRLARMASNEKPLVDGIQWLMSTVPDGKKGLLEIADEQLFLSIASIHSSSASTLSFVYDLMERPELMDEILQEIRSVRGAKNGSSEWTKRDLDQLVKLDSFMKESQRYYPVGLVTVQRSNPRPYTFSDGLTIPANTQCCFLNHELNHDPDVYEDPETFDAYRFLRLRESGDPHKHHFAYVSEDSINFGAGTYSCPGRHFAGNEIKLILCELLLGYEMKWPEGGSRPPTMYRDFSSNPDPGVDILVRERKC, via the exons ATGTCAAGATTCTTGCAGTACGGTTGTGCTCTGCTCGCGTTTGGTGTCTGCTGGTTAATCCAGAGGCGCCTAAGCCGACGCCGCTACGACTTGGATAAGTTGCCGTTTGTCAGGTTTGAAGAAAACGACACACCAGAGAGATATGTGGCAGACTCCAAGAGCCTTCTACACAGCGGCTACGTCCAA TACCTCAAACATGGCGTCCCCTTCCGTATGAGAAACCCTGTGGATCCAGATCACCCACAGGTCATACTCCCCTTCAAGTATCTCAATGAGGTCAAGATGGCGCCGGAGAGCGTGATGAGCTTTCAGCGTTTTTCGAGGCAGGCGTTCCTACTGGATTACATCAATGCGCCCAAGCCGACAGCCATGGCTCCTCACATAGTCCGAGGAGATCTCAACAAGCACCTGG GCACCTTGACGGGGCAAATGGGGGTGCTTGCCAGGCAGTCTATTTACGAGGGCATGCCAAAGTGCAATG ACTGGACCCCCTTCCAGCCATACTTTCTTTTTGCACACACTGTCGCACGCGTGACATCAATGGCACTCGCAAGTCCCGAGCTGTCCGCAAATGAGGAGTGGAGGAACATCATGGTAACCTCCACGATCACTCTGATGCAGACCGCGCAAGAGGTGCGAAGGAAATACCCTCGCCATTGGCGGTGGGTTGTCCCGTGGGTCGAACCAGGCGCCAAGAGGATCTACCAGATCCGTAAGAGATgcgccgagcttctcgcgCCCAGCTACCAGAACAGATTAGCCCGGATGGCCTCTAACGAGAAACCCCTCGTAGACGGCATTCAGTGGCTAATGAGCACAGTCCCGGATGGAAAAAAAGGGCTGCTCGAGATAGCAGACGAGCAGCTCTTCCTGAGCATAGCGTCCATCCATTCAAGCTCCGCATCCACGCTGTCCTTTGTCTATGACCTTATGGAGAGACCTGAGTTAATGGACGAGATCCTGCAGGAGATCCGTTCGGTTCGCGGTGCGAAGAACGGCTCGTCCGAATGGACCAAGCGGGACCTGGACCAACTGGTCAAGCTGGACAGCTTCATGAAGGAGAGCCAACGCTACTACCCTGTTGGTCTCG TGACCGTGCAGCGCTCGAATCCACGGCCGTACACCTTCTCGGACGGCCTGACGATCCCGGCGAACACGCAGTGCTGCTTCCTCAACCACGAGCTAAACCACGATCCTGATGTGTACGAGGACCCCGAGACCTTTGACGCCTACCGCTTCCTGCGCCTGCGCGAGTCGGGTGACCCGCACAAGCACCACTTCGCGTATGTGTCGGAGGACTCGATCAacttcggcgccggcacgtACTCCTGCCCCGGGCGGCACTTTGCGGGCAACGAGATCAAGCTCATACTTTGCGAGCTTCTGTTGGGATATGAGATGAAATGGCCCGAGGGCGGGAGTCGGCCGCCGACCATGTATCGTGACTTCTCGTCCAACCCGGACCCTGGGGTGGACATTTTGGTCAGAGAGCGGAAGTGCTAG
- a CDS encoding Putative berberine/berberine, FAD-binding domain, PCMH-type, FAD-binding, type PCMH, subdomain 2: protein MLQPIVALALGLAGTFLQCAAAAAPSDSDWQALHDAVGGRLFTAEPLARPCFSTFNGQTVKPDENRCAIVAGDYRNGSIGTDSYAGFVHTYNEACASNVTDQCLPPTGDFTAGSVSGQCNQGTLSERYITVAGAKDVQAALGFARRTGVTLSVKATGHDYAGRSSRKGSLALWTRKLDSLDYAPSFTPLGSSAPPVQALTIGAGVNLGEVYAFADRHNVTFVGGSSGTVTAAGGYTLFGGHGVLTPLYGMGADRVLEFRIVTPDGEFRTANEATNPDLFWALRGGGGAAFGVVLDATFKVEPAMPLTLSLMRFDATATNTGPFLSLLMNRSTAWAEEGWGGPMDASTLALLTPNLDLDVANRSMEPVAAYVTAQGGNVVLERHPSFYSFYSKYVAASSSTGAGTATFATFRVLPKRLHRSDEGRAAVASTFQAMMAAGLKPYVFQTAPSSYAYVPGSNAVHPAWRDSYWLVGTSLSWESNGAGLEERVRAAALLQEVSGNLTTLAPEGSMYPNEADPWTEDWRREFWGEENYEKLLQIKRKYDPDGLLSCWKCVGFEDKEMETDPAYRCMGAFQSTSRRTL from the coding sequence ATGCTTCAACCAATAGTCGCTCTTGCTCTGGGCTTAGCCGGCACGTTCCTCCAgtgtgctgctgctgctgccccaTCCGACTCAGACTGGCAAGCATTGCATGATGCCGTGGGCGGGAGACTCTTCACGGCGGAgcccctcgcccgcccaTGTTTCTCCACGTTCAACGGGCAGACTGTGAAGCCGGACGAGAACCGATGCGCCATCGTCGCAGGAGATTACCGGAACGGCAGCATTGGGACGGACTCGTACGCCGGTTTCGTGCACACATACAACGAGGCATGCGCGTCCAACGTCACAGACCAGTGCCTCCCGCCAACAGGGGACTTCACCGCAGGCTCTGTTTCCGGGCAATGCAACCAGGGCACTCTCTCTGAGAGATACATCACCGTGGCCGGCGCCAAGGACGTACAGGCCGCGCTCGGCTTCGCGCGCCGGACAGGCGTGACGCTGTCCGTCAAGGCCACCGGCCACGACTACGCCGGACGCAGCAGCCGGAAAGGCTCCCTGGCACTATGGACCCGCAAGCTCGACAGCCTCGACTACGCGCCGAGCTTCACGCCCCTCGGCAGCTCTGCGCCACCGGTCCAGGCGCTCACCATCGGCGCGGGCGTGAATCTGGGAGAGGTCTACGCCTTCGCCGACCGCCACAACGTGaccttcgtcggcggctcctccggcaccgtcacggcggccggcggctaCACCCTCTTTGGCGGACACGGCGTCCTGACGCCCCTCTACGGCATGGGCGCCGACCGCGTGCTGGAGTTCCGCATCGTCACACCCGATGGCGAGTTTCGCACCGCCAACGAGGCCACGAACCCCGATCTCTTCTGGGCGCtgcggggagggggcggcgccgcctttggggtcgtcctcgacgccacctTCAAGGTCGAGCCCGCCATGCCTCTCACGCTATCTCTGATGCGCTTCGACGCTACGGCCACCAACACCGGCCCCTTCCTCTCGCTCCTCATGAACCGCTCCACCGCCTGGGCCGAAGAGGGCTGGGGAGGGCCCATGGACGCGTCGACGCTCGCCCTGCTCACACCAAATCTTGACCTGGACGTCGCCAATCGCTCAATGGAGCCAGTGGCCGCTTACGTCACTGCGCAGGGCGGCaacgtcgtcctcgagcggcACCCCTCCTTTTACTCCTTCTACAGCAAGTATGTGGCGGCTTCAAGCTCGACTGGGGCCGGCACCGCCACCTTCGCCACCTTCCGCGTCCTCCCAAAGCGTCTGCATCGCTCCGACGAAGGGCGTGCGGCCGTGGCGAGCACTTTCCAGGCCATGATGGCTGCCGGCCTTAAGCCTTACGTCTTCcagacggcgccgtcgagctaCGCGTACGTGCCGGGCTCGAACGCCGTGCATCCGGCGTGGCGTGACAGCTACTGGCTGGTCGGCACCTCGCTCTCTTGGGAATCCAACGGCGCTGGCCTAGAGGAGCGTGTACGTGCTGCGGCCCTGCTGCAGGAGGTGTCGGGCAACCTGACGACGCTGGCGCCGGAAGGCAGCATGTATCCGAACGAGGCTGACCCCTGGACCGAGGACTGGCGGAGGGAGTTCTGGGGCGAGGAGAATTACGAGAAGCTGCTGCAGATCAAGCGCAAGTACGACCCGGATGGGCTGCTTAGCTGCTGGAAGTGCGTCGGGTTCGAAGACAAGGAGATGGAAACGGATCCCGCTTACAGGTGCATGGGGGCGTTTCAGAGCACGAGTAGGCGAACCTTGTAA
- a CDS encoding Putative GroES-like superfamily, alcohol dehydrogenase-like, NAD(P)-binding domain superfamily, whose amino-acid sequence METKIPSSHTAIVQHEAGTTKITPGLPLPFLAQGQVLVRTAAVALNPCDFKMPRRFSSPGTYAGCDFAGTVVSLTEEVAENGLLKVGDRVFAAVIGNNPHDKDSGAYGEYLKATAVFTWKIPDWMSFEEAAGLSGTCIATACMSLFRSLKLPGTFEKPAATPSDVLIWGGATSVGTTMIQMVKLLGHRAITTCSPKNFELVKSYGADAVFDYHSPTCAADIKALTRNNLKYIVDPFSDLRTMALADEAMGRVGGRYVALESYQEVASGGKAKLIERELIMGQMITGKAIPLTDGYGKPDDPELGVWGVECYKSIQRLVDERKLRPHPLRILDGGFEAVLEGLEMLKRKEISGEKIVVRL is encoded by the exons ATGGAGACAAAGATCCCCTCGTCGCACACCGCCATCGTTCAGCATGAGGCTGGAACGACCAAGATCACGCCCGgcctcccccttcctttcctcgCGCAGGGCCAGGTCCTTGTGCGGACCGCGGCCGTGGCGCTGAACCCGTGCGACTTCAAGATGCCCCGGCGCTTCTCCAGCCCAGGCACGTACGCCGGCTGCGACTTTGCGGGTACCGTCGTCTCGCTGACCGAAGAGGTGGCGGAGAACGGCCTGCTCAAGGTCGGTGACcgcgtcttcgccgccgtcatcggcaacAACCCGCACGACAAGGACTCCGGGGCCTACGGCGAGTATCTAAAGGCTaccgccgtcttcacctGGAAGATCCCGGACTGGATGTCGTTCGAGGAGGCAGCCGGCCTGAGCGGCACCTGCATCGCGACAGCGTGCATGTCGCTGTTCCGGTCATTGAAGCTTCCCGGCACTTTCGAGAAGCCCGCGGCTACTCCTTCGGACGTGCTCATCTGGGGCGGTGCTACTTCGGTGGGAACGACGATGATTCAAATGGTGAAGCT TCTGGGACATCGAGCTATCACGACTTGCTCGCCCAAGAACTTTGAGCTCGTCAAGTCGTatggcgccgacgccgtttTCGACTATCATTCTCCGACGTGCGCGGCCGACATCAAGGCTCTCACCCGGAACAACCTCAAATACATTGTGGACCCGTTCTCCGACCTGAGGACCATGGCgctggcggacgaggccatggGCCGCGTGGGCGGCAGATACGTGGCGCTGGAGTCGTACCAAGAGGTGGCGTCCGGAGGTAAGGCCAAGCTCATCGAGAGAGAGCTCATCATGGGCCAGATGATCACGGGGAAGGCCATCCCTCTGACCGACGGGTACGGCAAACCGGACGATCCCGAGTTGGGCGTCTGGGGGGTCGAGTGCTACAAGAGCATACagcggctcgtcgacgaacgCAAGCTGAGGCCGCACCCGCTTCGAATTCTCGACGGGGGTTTTGAGGCAGTTCTGGAAGGTTTGGAGATGCTAAAGAGAAAGGAGATATCGGGCGAGAAGATAGTCGTGAGGCTTTAG